The following coding sequences are from one Lipingzhangella halophila window:
- a CDS encoding SulP family inorganic anion transporter has product MRHDAQGTRSDHNGAGDRALPRLRSHPLLGNLAGDAAASLVVFLVAVPLSMGIAVASGAPLVAGIIAAIAGGIVVASFGGSAVQVSGPAAGLTIIVADLVHTYGWGVTCLITVLAGCVQVALGTFRIARAALAISPAVIHGMLAGVGATIAIAQAHVVLGGSPHSSTLANLIGIPGQLADSHTAAVAVGAVTIGIMLLWPRLPDLGVLRLNRVPAALVAVTAATAIAAAGQWQVERVSLPDSLAQAWSGPALPSADQVHGVAIGVAAVAMVASVESLLCAIAMDRLHDGRRVRLDRELAGQGAGNIVSGAFGGLPVAGVVVRGTANVRAGARTPLACVLHGVWILVFVALFAPFVELIPMAALAGLLVFIGLKMVNLSHVDNLRRHHEASVYLTTLGGVVVLGLLEGVLVGFGLALLVSLRRLTRLTVLTEAANGRWHVVVQGSLTFLGVPRVTQALRTVPVGAHVDLDLNVDFMDHAAFESIHAWRVDHERTGGQVDIDEVHENWYERSSAQAAPNAKTPPRSPARWWAPWGMRPSYDREAPASGLLLAGANEYHASTARRMRSLLTRLAHRQNPKALFITCADSRVVPNVITASGPGDLFTLRNIGNLVPRRDQEGTDDSVGAAIEYAVDVLEVPSIVVCGHSHCGAMKALLDGAHQAPDDEHLRQLRSWLRHGRASLARTGGAAPDESAGPDTMRTLAQYNVVRQLENLLTYPAVRHRYDAGSLELTGMYFDLETARMSVLDEARGEFVAVAAEPVPGQRAAGDPEQRHRSPT; this is encoded by the coding sequence ATGCGTCACGACGCCCAGGGAACACGGTCGGATCACAACGGAGCGGGAGACCGCGCCCTGCCGCGCCTCCGCTCGCACCCGTTACTCGGCAACCTGGCCGGTGACGCCGCGGCCTCCCTGGTGGTCTTCCTCGTGGCGGTCCCGCTTTCCATGGGCATCGCCGTGGCCTCGGGTGCCCCGCTCGTCGCGGGAATCATCGCCGCCATCGCCGGCGGGATCGTCGTCGCGTCCTTCGGCGGTTCGGCCGTCCAGGTGAGCGGGCCGGCCGCCGGCCTGACCATCATCGTCGCCGACCTGGTGCACACCTACGGGTGGGGGGTCACCTGCCTGATCACGGTGCTCGCCGGGTGCGTCCAGGTCGCGCTGGGCACGTTCCGCATCGCGCGGGCGGCGCTGGCGATCTCGCCCGCGGTCATCCACGGGATGCTCGCCGGCGTCGGGGCCACCATCGCCATCGCCCAGGCCCACGTGGTCCTCGGGGGATCACCGCACAGCAGCACGTTGGCCAACCTCATCGGGATTCCCGGGCAGCTCGCGGACAGCCACACGGCCGCTGTCGCCGTCGGCGCGGTCACGATCGGCATCATGCTCCTGTGGCCGCGGCTGCCCGACCTCGGCGTACTCAGACTGAACCGGGTGCCGGCGGCACTGGTGGCGGTCACCGCCGCCACGGCCATCGCGGCCGCCGGCCAGTGGCAGGTCGAGCGGGTGTCGCTACCCGACTCGCTCGCCCAGGCGTGGAGCGGACCGGCGCTGCCGAGCGCCGACCAGGTCCACGGGGTCGCCATCGGCGTCGCCGCGGTGGCCATGGTCGCGAGCGTGGAGTCGCTGCTGTGCGCGATCGCGATGGACCGGCTGCACGACGGGCGGCGCGTACGCCTCGACCGCGAGCTGGCCGGACAGGGCGCCGGGAACATTGTCAGCGGGGCATTCGGCGGCCTTCCCGTGGCCGGCGTGGTCGTGCGGGGCACCGCCAACGTTCGGGCCGGCGCGCGCACACCGCTCGCGTGCGTCCTGCACGGCGTGTGGATCCTGGTGTTCGTGGCGCTGTTCGCTCCCTTTGTCGAGCTGATCCCCATGGCGGCCCTCGCCGGGCTCCTCGTGTTCATCGGGCTGAAGATGGTCAACCTGTCCCACGTGGACAACCTGCGCCGGCACCACGAGGCCAGCGTCTACCTGACCACCCTCGGCGGCGTCGTTGTTCTGGGCCTGCTGGAGGGCGTGCTGGTCGGCTTCGGGCTCGCGCTCCTGGTCTCCCTGCGCCGCCTCACCCGGCTCACGGTGCTGACGGAGGCGGCCAACGGTCGCTGGCACGTCGTCGTCCAGGGCTCGCTCACCTTCCTCGGGGTGCCTCGCGTGACCCAGGCGCTGCGCACCGTCCCCGTAGGCGCGCACGTCGACCTTGACCTGAACGTCGATTTCATGGACCACGCCGCGTTCGAGTCGATTCACGCCTGGCGGGTGGACCACGAGCGCACCGGCGGGCAGGTGGACATCGACGAGGTACACGAGAACTGGTATGAGCGCAGTTCGGCACAGGCCGCCCCGAACGCGAAGACGCCGCCGCGCAGCCCCGCGCGGTGGTGGGCACCGTGGGGTATGCGCCCCAGCTACGACCGGGAGGCCCCGGCCTCCGGGCTGCTCCTGGCCGGCGCCAACGAGTACCACGCGAGCACCGCGCGCCGCATGCGCTCGCTGCTTACCCGTCTCGCGCACCGGCAGAACCCCAAGGCGCTGTTCATCACCTGCGCCGACTCGCGGGTGGTCCCCAACGTCATCACCGCCAGCGGCCCCGGGGATCTCTTCACGCTGCGCAACATCGGCAACCTGGTGCCCCGCAGGGACCAGGAAGGCACCGACGACTCCGTTGGGGCCGCCATCGAGTACGCGGTCGACGTTCTGGAGGTACCGTCCATCGTCGTCTGCGGGCACTCACACTGCGGCGCCATGAAGGCCCTGCTGGACGGCGCCCACCAGGCCCCCGACGACGAGCACCTCCGGCAACTGCGGTCCTGGCTGCGGCACGGCCGAGCAAGCCTGGCCCGGACCGGGGGCGCGGCGCCGGACGAGTCCGCCGGCCCCGACACGATGCGGACGCTGGCGCAGTACAACGTGGTGCGGCAACTGGAGAACCTGCTGACCTACCCCGCTGTGCGGCACCGGTACGACGCGGGCTCACTGGAGCTGACGGGGATGTACTTCGACCTGGAGACGGCGCGGATGAGCGTCCTGGACGAGGCACGGGGCGAGTTCGTCGCGGTCGCGGCGGAGCCGGTTCCCGGCCAGCGCGCGGCCGGTGACCCCGAACAGCGCCACCGTTCGCCTACCTGA
- the tenA gene encoding thiaminase II, with protein MAGFCAEVWEATAETRDAIDALPFVQGLGDGSLDRDRFAYYMTQDALYLRGFARALAAAATKADTGDEIAFFAKAAHDAIVVESSLHRSNVGEVGEAAQPSPTCNAYTSYVLSLAHTQGYPELVAGVLPCFWVYADVGERLMARAGDLSEHPYGDWISTYADEEFAKATEQARGIADRLAARADTATVQRMREAFIRATTYEWMFWDAAWRQETWPH; from the coding sequence ATGGCCGGCTTCTGTGCCGAGGTGTGGGAGGCGACCGCGGAGACGCGCGACGCGATCGACGCGCTGCCGTTCGTCCAGGGGCTCGGCGACGGCAGCCTGGACCGCGACCGGTTCGCCTACTACATGACCCAGGACGCCCTCTACCTGCGCGGGTTCGCGCGCGCCCTGGCAGCGGCGGCCACCAAGGCCGACACCGGTGACGAGATCGCGTTCTTCGCCAAGGCCGCGCACGACGCGATCGTGGTCGAGAGCTCGCTGCACAGGAGCAACGTGGGTGAGGTCGGGGAAGCGGCCCAGCCCTCACCGACCTGCAACGCCTACACCTCCTACGTGCTCTCCCTCGCGCACACGCAGGGCTATCCCGAGCTGGTGGCCGGAGTGCTGCCGTGCTTCTGGGTCTACGCCGATGTCGGCGAGCGGCTCATGGCCAGGGCCGGCGACCTGTCCGAGCACCCCTACGGCGACTGGATCAGCACCTACGCCGACGAAGAGTTCGCCAAGGCCACCGAGCAGGCCAGGGGGATCGCCGACCGGCTCGCCGCGCGTGCGGACACGGCGACAGTACAGCGGATGCGCGAGGCGTTCATCAGGGCCACCACCTACGAGTGGATGTTCTGGGACGCGGCCTGGCGCCAGGAGACCTGGCCGCACTGA
- a CDS encoding sigma-70 family RNA polymerase sigma factor yields the protein MRTRFPTGGDPGTRARPARPFPSGPVPDGRAAAPRNVRATPGTVDDRETTALAFAARRGEANAVEAFVRATRGDVWRFVSFLTDADSADDLTQETYVRALRGLARFAGRSQARVWLLAIARRVVADHYRKRAARPTVATANWQRALDQSTWQETARFDEELALIELLDSLTSERRSAFFLTQVAGLSYKETAVLTDCPVGTVRSRVARARRDLVHALRFPEPPDGGTREPAHLIPRAHPPR from the coding sequence ATGCGTACCCGTTTCCCTACCGGCGGTGACCCCGGTACCAGAGCACGACCAGCGCGCCCGTTCCCGTCAGGGCCGGTACCCGACGGTCGGGCGGCAGCACCGCGAAACGTCCGGGCCACGCCCGGCACCGTCGATGACCGGGAGACCACCGCGCTGGCGTTCGCGGCTCGCCGCGGTGAGGCCAACGCGGTGGAGGCGTTCGTACGCGCCACCCGCGGCGACGTGTGGCGTTTCGTGTCCTTCCTGACCGATGCCGACTCCGCCGACGATCTGACCCAGGAGACCTACGTCCGTGCCCTGCGGGGCCTCGCGCGGTTCGCCGGGCGCTCGCAGGCACGGGTCTGGTTGCTGGCCATCGCCCGGCGGGTCGTGGCGGACCACTACCGGAAACGGGCCGCACGTCCCACGGTGGCCACCGCCAACTGGCAGCGTGCCCTGGACCAGAGCACCTGGCAGGAGACCGCGCGGTTCGACGAGGAGCTCGCACTCATCGAGCTGTTGGACTCACTGACCAGCGAGCGCCGTTCGGCGTTCTTCCTCACCCAGGTGGCGGGTCTCTCCTACAAGGAGACGGCGGTGCTGACCGACTGCCCGGTGGGAACGGTGCGCTCGCGTGTCGCCCGCGCCCGCCGGGACCTCGTCCACGCGTTGCGGTTTCCGGAGCCGCCCGACGGCGGCACGCGCGAACCGGCCCACCTGATACCGAGAGCTCACCCACCCCGCTGA
- a CDS encoding YbhB/YbcL family Raf kinase inhibitor-like protein, whose translation MFPVAPTPFAGSRRGFGPAHVRARRRSAATGGVAVLLAAITGCASLSSGVESEMSNDINVNSTMMQEGRPLPEPYTCEGGVSPPLEWSGIPDDDRVSSLALVMDDPSEARVYWVIYGMDPQVPEIRQDSVPQPGRQGTNTAGEAAYDPPCPEEDATNEYRFTVYALDNELDLPEGASLEESLEGIAARAIARGSLTTTDQ comes from the coding sequence ATGTTCCCGGTCGCACCCACCCCATTCGCCGGCTCGCGCCGCGGCTTTGGTCCGGCCCACGTGCGCGCACGGCGCCGGTCCGCCGCCACGGGCGGCGTCGCCGTGCTGCTGGCCGCGATTACGGGCTGCGCCTCCCTCTCGTCCGGGGTCGAGAGCGAGATGAGCAACGACATCAACGTGAACAGCACGATGATGCAGGAGGGGCGTCCCCTACCGGAGCCCTACACCTGTGAGGGGGGCGTCTCGCCGCCCCTTGAGTGGTCGGGCATCCCCGACGACGATCGGGTCTCCTCGCTCGCCCTGGTCATGGACGACCCGTCCGAGGCGCGCGTCTACTGGGTGATCTACGGAATGGATCCGCAGGTCCCGGAGATCCGGCAGGACAGTGTCCCGCAGCCGGGGCGCCAGGGGACCAACACCGCGGGCGAGGCGGCCTACGATCCGCCGTGCCCAGAGGAGGACGCCACCAACGAGTACCGGTTCACGGTCTACGCCCTCGATAACGAGCTTGACCTCCCGGAAGGGGCATCGTTGGAGGAGTCCCTGGAGGGAATCGCGGCGCGCGCCATAGCACGGGGCTCGCTCACCACTACCGACCAGTAG
- a CDS encoding MFS transporter, with amino-acid sequence MGDQNMASCDTEPSPAGTKGGGIRLLRGNRPFLALFSSRTVSFTGESVSLVTLMLFVADSTGQAIAVSVLLLVGDFVPALLGPVTGAVSDRFDLRRVMVGCELVQGAALLAIALVLPPLWLLLLLVALRATAGQVFLPASRAAVPALVADRDLESANSTVGFGTNGAEALGPLLAAALFPFLGIQGVLMGAAASYLFSALVLLAMPSLPSARDAQVRTSLLAEAREGLGYIWRTKPVRVIAAGFCAVVAFNGVDDVALVLLATETLDAGESAVGLLLAGVGIGLVAAYALLARFGTRNSMVVLLVAGFAVSSLGNLLTGLAWAVAAAFTLQLVRGLGIAAMDVATNTLLQRIVPAGMVGRVFGNLYGAVGVAAGLSYLAGGLLLDATDARTTFIAAGTGGLVTTLLVALTLPRAWRRRDRTAPGSSDPDHDNQEP; translated from the coding sequence ATGGGAGACCAGAACATGGCAAGCTGCGACACCGAGCCCAGTCCTGCGGGCACCAAAGGCGGCGGAATCCGGCTCCTCCGGGGGAACAGGCCATTCCTGGCACTGTTCTCCTCGCGGACCGTGTCGTTCACGGGCGAGTCGGTCAGCCTCGTCACGCTGATGCTGTTCGTCGCCGACTCCACTGGTCAGGCGATCGCCGTATCGGTCCTGTTGCTGGTCGGGGACTTCGTCCCCGCCCTGCTGGGGCCGGTCACCGGGGCGGTCAGCGACCGGTTCGACCTCAGAAGGGTGATGGTCGGCTGTGAGCTGGTCCAGGGCGCGGCACTGCTGGCCATCGCGCTCGTCCTGCCCCCGCTCTGGCTGCTCCTGCTCCTGGTGGCGCTGCGCGCCACGGCCGGGCAGGTGTTCCTGCCCGCCTCGCGGGCCGCGGTGCCTGCTCTGGTGGCGGACCGCGACCTGGAGTCGGCCAACTCCACTGTCGGCTTCGGCACCAACGGCGCCGAGGCGCTCGGCCCTCTGCTCGCCGCGGCACTGTTCCCGTTCCTGGGCATTCAGGGGGTGCTGATGGGCGCGGCCGCCTCCTACCTGTTCTCCGCGCTCGTCCTGCTCGCCATGCCTTCCCTGCCCTCGGCGCGGGACGCCCAGGTGCGGACCTCCCTGCTGGCCGAGGCCCGCGAGGGACTGGGCTACATCTGGCGCACCAAGCCGGTCCGGGTGATCGCGGCGGGGTTCTGCGCCGTGGTCGCGTTCAACGGAGTCGACGACGTGGCGCTCGTGCTGCTGGCCACCGAGACCCTGGACGCCGGCGAGTCAGCGGTCGGTCTGCTGCTGGCCGGGGTCGGGATCGGTCTGGTGGCGGCCTACGCGCTGCTCGCCCGGTTCGGAACGCGCAACTCGATGGTGGTCCTGTTGGTGGCCGGGTTCGCGGTCAGCAGCCTCGGAAACCTGCTCACCGGCCTGGCCTGGGCGGTGGCCGCCGCGTTCACCCTGCAGTTGGTGCGCGGCCTGGGGATCGCGGCGATGGACGTGGCCACCAACACCCTGCTGCAGCGGATCGTTCCAGCGGGCATGGTCGGGCGGGTGTTCGGCAACCTCTACGGCGCCGTCGGCGTGGCCGCGGGCCTGTCCTATCTGGCGGGCGGGCTGCTCCTCGACGCCACCGACGCCCGAACGACCTTCATCGCCGCCGGAACAGGCGGCCTGGTCACCACACTGCTCGTAGCGCTGACGCTGCCCCGCGCCTGGCGCCGCCGCGACCGCACCGCCCCCGGCAGCAGCGACCCGGACCACGACAACCAGGAGCCCTGA